TAATCTATGGTATTGACAATCCGGTCACATCCGATTTTCTCGCAATGGATATTCGCCAAGCCTTATATCATCTTGGTGAAATTACAGGTAGTGTCTCTACTGACGATTTATTAGATAATATCTTTTCAAAGTTTTGTATCGGAAAGTAACTCAGAGAAAAAGAATACCAATAAAACCACCTTCTTCGCCAAAACTCAGAAGGTGGTTTTATTGGTATTGACCACTCCATAACTCCTACGTCGGAATAGCTCCATTCTTATGAGGGCAAATACATTGGAGGAGCTTTTCATCATACCATATATGAGCGAATAAATTAATCCAAAGTTGGATTAAATGTTCCGCCCCAATCTTTATTCTGCTTGATATTTGGGTTCTTGTCAATGACCGACTGCGCGACGGGAAAGAAATAATAGGTATCGGGTACCAAATTTATTTTGTTTCCTGTATTGGGCACCTGCAATATGCTATATTTAAATTGGTTTTCTTTCAACGTATATGTTTTGGCCAATGCATTGGCATCATCCAGATTCATCTCCGTTCCATTTGAATTTATGGCAATAGCTTCAACTCCATGTTTGGTTGTATTGTTGAGAATATTGAGCTTACGTAACCTTCTTAAATCCCAAAAACGATGTCCCTCAAAGCAGAACTCAATATTGCGCTCCGTCAAAATAGCTTCCCGCATTTGTTCCTTCGTGGTTGCTGTTATGCCATATTTATTGTCTGCGCCAGGCTCGATTCCCGCTCTTTTCCTAATTTGCGTAACCAGGTCTAAGGCTGTCGCAAGATCTCCTGTTTCATTTGCCGTCTCAGCATAATTCAATAAAACCTCGGCATAGCGCATCAATACAAAGTCGACATCAACCGGTGATATTCCCTTTCCGCTGCTTACCATAGCCAATGATTACGACCTCTTCTAGTGCTTGATCACTCGAAACCATGACGACATTGACGTTGCCTGTGGAAACGGCCACCTCCTGTTTTGCAAACCCTTGGTAGTTCACGACCAAAACATCACCACGCTTTGCCCGAATAGAAAAAATACCTTGTTGATTGGAGGACGCTTGAACGGATGTTCCTTTGACAGTGATGGTAGCACCTGCTAATGCCTGACCTCTCTCATCTTTAATGATCCCTGCAACCTGATCTTGATCGACAATAGCATTGATCGGATCCAGATTCAGTGCGTATGAATCAGGCTGACTAAACAGCAGGCAGAGCCCCAAAAGGCTAATGGGTCTCGCCTTTCCATGAAGAAAAAAAAATTCTCATCATAATTACAAATTGGTTTCAAATAATAAAGAACCTACAAGTTCAAATTTGGTTTATTCACTAAGCCTGCTTTTCTTTTTATAAAAAACAGTAAAAGTTTATTAGATTATGTATTAAATTTAGATAACAAAATCCTATTAAAGAAATAAAAAAAATATTTGAATCAACATGCACATAAACGTTACATGTAGGATAGATGATGAAAAGTCTTAGGAAATTGAAAAATGGAATCCAGGCAGATCACCTAAAAATATTTTTTACAACAAAAGTCGGCTTGGCTATGTTGCCATTGAACGACCGAATAAAAAAACAGGAGTTTAACCGCTCCCATTACGATATCTGAGAACCAGTGCTTATCGTTGTACATACGAAGATAACCAGTTCCAGCGGCAACAGCACACGCTCGATACCGTACTAAATTGACTCCGTTGGGTATTCGTGCCACAACAATTCGGCACCAAAAAATGCCGTTTCCGCATGTCCTGAAAGAATATAATTACCCACCTAACCACCTGGTTTACAAAAGTATATTGCAGATTTCAAATGATACCTTTCACTCGAATACGAAGATCTTACCAAGTTGATTTGTGCGAATGCGATTACCGGAAATATAAAAAGTAAAACGAGTATAAAATAAAAAACAATACATCTCTTAAAGTCAATCATTTGTTCTTTATCTATTTTATGGTACGCAATGATAATATTACATTAGCAAGTAAATAGCGCGGCATTGACAAATACGCCTGTTTATCGACGGATTTATTTCAATACTGACATAATATTTATTTAACTTGCGTATATACAAGTAAATAGATATGAATTCGTTATTGTTAGATGAAAACTATTGGGACGATCGTTACAAGAATAAAGAAACAGGATGGGATATTGGATACGCCTCTCCTGCGATTATTAGCTACGCTGAAGAATCTATTGCCAAAAATGCGCGCATTTTAATTCCTGGCTGTGGCAACGCGCATGAGGCAAAGGCTCTTGTCAATAAAGGATTCAGTCAAATAACATTATTGGATATTGCCCCGAGCTTGGTTGAACAAGTCAGCGAGGAATTCGCTGTAAACCCCGATGTTCAGGTTATATGTCAAGATTTCTTTCAGCATAAGGGTCAATACGACTACATTATTGAACAAACCTTTTTTTGTGCTCTCCATCCAGCATTACGTCCAGACTATGTACGACAAATGCTTGCCTTGCTGAAGCCTCAAGGCATCCTTATAGGATTGTTGTTTAAAAAGGAATTCGCTCAAAAAGGGCCGCCTTTCGGTGGGAATCAAGCGGAATATCAGGAGCTATTCCAATCGAAGTTTGACATTTTGCAGCTAATAGATTCTTCCAAAAGCATTCCACAACGACAGGGAAACGAACTCTTCATTGAATTACAAAAAATGTAGCAGTCTACGTCCGCGGCATGACATGATAGGTTGGATCTTCCATGATATTGACCACCGCAACACCAGTAGCATTTTTCAATAGAGAGCGGCAGTCCTCACTGAGGTGCCAAAGTTCTATTCTTTTCCCTTGTGCAGCGTAGCGCTCGGTAACTTTGTTAAGTGCATCCACAGCAGACATATCCACTACCCTGCTTTCCTTAAAATCTATTATAACACGTTCGGGATCGTTTAAAACATCAAATTTATCCAAAAAATTAGCTGTAGAACCGAAAAAAAGTGGCCCATATATTTCATAATGCATAATACCTTCCGAATCCATATATTTTCTTGCCCGAATACGCTTTGCATTGTCCCAAGCGAATACAAGTGCAGATATTATTACACCGATGAGCACCGCAAGTGCCAAATTATGCAAGATCACTGTAATCGCTGCGACAAGTATCCCCACGAAAATATCTGATTTGGGAAATTTATTGATAATACGTAAACTCACCCATTGGAAGGTTCCAATCGCTACCATCATCATTACGCCAACCAGCGCTGCCATTGGTATCTGCTCAATAAAAGGCGCTCCTATTAAAATAATCAGTAAGATGGTCATTGCTCCTATAAAAGAAGAAAGCCGTGTACGTGCACCAGCATTTAAATTGACCAATGTTTGCGCAACCATGGCACATCCCCCCATTCCGCCAAAAAATCCATTGATTGCATTCGCTATCCCCTGTGCCATGGATTCACGGTTCGCATTTCCTTTTGTCGCTGTAATTTCATCGACCATGTTCAGTGTCAACAGCGATTCCACGAGACCGACTCCCGCCATTACCAATGAATACGGAAAAATCAGCTGCAAGGTTTCCCAACTCCAAGAAACCATGGGCACATGTAAACGCGGTAAAGTTCCACTGACGGATGCAATGTCTACGACTTTCTTTGTTGGAATACCTAAAAATGACACTACGCCAAATACCATCAGAATGGCAACTAACGAGGCGGGGATGGCCTTTGTGACACGCGGAAAACCAATTACAATCAGCATCGTCAACAAAGTCAGTCCGCCCATGATGTACAACGTTGTTCCCGACATCCATACCGCGTCGCTTCCAGCGCTTACTTTAAATTGCACCACTTGAGCCATAAATATGATTATGGCCAAACCATTCAAAAAGCCATACATCACAGGTTGAGGAATTAGGCGCACAAATTTTCCCCACCTAAAAAGTCCTACCAAAAATTGGAAAATGCCAGCCAATACTACTGCAGCAAAGAGATAATCTATTCCATGCCTTGCTGCAAGCGCCATCAAGACGACCACAGTGGCCCCCGCGCCCCCCGATACCATTCCAGGCCTACCGCCCAGAATGGAAGTAACCAACCCCATTAAGAATGCAGCGTAAAGCCCTGTTAGCGGTGGAAGCCCCGCTAGAATAGCAAAAGAGAGCGATTCCGGAATCATCGTCATTGCAACCGTTAATCCTGCAAAAAGCTCATTCTTAAGATTGATCGATTTTATATTTACTATATCGAATTTATTGTTCATTGCTAAATTTCTTGAACCAAGATAAAACGCCTCAAAGGTACTAATCGAACAAACACTTTTATGCTATATTTGTTATTCTTTACAAATTTTATTGCAAAACAGTATGTTCATCTCTTTCAGACCACACGCGACCTGCTTTTATTATAGTCTTCTCATATTTTCCTATATCTTGCTTGTTCATCTCGGGACCAGCAGAGCAGCAATCCTAGCTGCTAGTGACTCGCTAACACCTTCAGAACGTCTTTCTCGATTTAAACTTTCGGATAAATATAACGTGTTCTACGATAACAATCCGCAACTGTGGGAACGCAATTCAATTTTCAACCCACAACAAACCGACAGTCTATTTGATTATCAGAAAAAAAACTTTTTAAGAGCTGGAATTGAATGGTTTTCCATCCAGGCCATTCCGGCTTCGGTTAATTACTTCATTCGCAAAGATCCTGTTTCACATATTTCTTTTAAAAATTTTTTCAGCCATTTAAAATTATCAGCGTGGACATGGGATGATAATCTTTTCGCAACAAATCAAATAGCACACCCTTATCACGGTCAGTTTTATTTCAATTCGTTTCGATCCAATAATTATAGTTTCCTGCAGTCAACAGCTGCCGCCGTTGCCGGTAGCTATATCTGGGAAACCGCAGGTGAAACCGAGCCGCCTTCCATCAATGATATCATCAATACAAGCTTTGGTGGAACAATTTTAGGTGAAATGACCCATAGACTATCGCACCATATTCTTTCCCGCCCAAGTTTGACTAAAGGACAGCGCAATAAAAAAGAGCTACTGGCGATGCTGATCAATCCAATAAATGGGCTCAACCGGCTTCTGGATGGGCGCTGGGGCAATAAGGTCAAAGGTGCCGTTATCGATAGCTCCTTGGTTCACACCGAAGTTGAATTGGGGCTAAGGCGCTTTGACGCCAAGGAACACGATGTATTAAATAAAGGGAAAAATGACATCTACGCGCGTATCAAATTGATTTACACCAACGATTATTTGGACAAAAAGAAACCTTTTGACGACTTTTTCCTCAACTTAGAACTTGGATCAGATGATAGTTCCATCGTCAATGCGGTCAATGTGTATGCCTCGTTATACGGTAACCGTATTTTATCCAATTTAACAGGACTTCATCGTGGTATCGTGTCTGCGCATTTCGACTTTCTACGCAATGAAGCCTTTTATTACGGATCACAGAGTATCAATTATAATGTTTTTTCCAACTTCAATATCGGTAACCGTAGCAAGCTGACAACCATTCTTGGCGGTGGCCCTGTAGTATTAGCGGCTGTGCCAGATCCTTATCTCCATTTTGGTGAAAGCCGTACATATGATTATGGCCCTGGAGCAGATGTTCGCATTTCAGCCACATTGACCACATTAAATCGCTTTAAATTTGGTGTAGACTATCGTGGTGGTTATTTTGTCACAATCAGCGGCAACAAGTCTCACCATTTTCTACATACTGCATCCACGAATGCTTCCATCCGTATCTGGAAAAACTTTGGTGTAAATCTTTACTCCGGCTACTTCAGATTAGAAGGTCACTATCGAGACCATAATAATGTGAACAAAGACTATCCTTTTGTTCGGATAGCACTTGCTTATAACTCCCAATACTAACTAATAGCAAAGGCTTAACTCGATGTGTTAAGACTTTGCTATTAGTTAGCCCAATATTTCTTCAACGCCTCTTTCAAGCGTTGATCGTAACCATAGATATCAGGATATGTAACAATTTTTTCTCCGTCATCCAACCAAGTGGTATAATAGGTGATGTATACTGGCATCTGGCGTTTAAGGGTGACCCAACGCGATTTCGAAATCGAATCTGTCGTAATTTCCTTCGCAATTTTTTCGGCCTGCTTCTCATTATTGACGAGGTAAGATGCTAAATCCACGGGTTTTTCCACGCGAACACAACCGTGGCTAACGGCTCGATTACTCTGCCCGAACATTTGTTTTGCCGGCGTGTCGTGAAGGTAAATAGAGTATGGATTCTCAAATAAAAATTTCACGTTCCCCAAGGAATTATCCGAACCGGGATTCTGTTTGAAACGAAAGTTCTCGACAGAATCAGAATTCCAGTTAACAGTGGCAGGATCCACTTGTTTACCTTTATAGTAAGCAACCATATTGCGCGATGCCAGGTAGTTTGGATTATTTCGAACGCTTGCTAATATTTCCTTTTTAACAATACTATTCGGAATATTCCACACGGGATTAACTTGCATGGCATCCAACATGCCCTGCATCACCGGAGTTTCATGGTTCTCGCCTTTACGTGAATAGGCGGGATTTTCTGTTTCACCTACACATACATTCATCGATTGGCTTGTTTTTCCATCTTCGATAATATGCAGACGTTGTTCAGGGATATTAACAAAAACATATTTTTCTGGAAAATCCTGTCCCATCCAACGCAATTTTTCCAATACCATTAGCACCTGGCTCCGTTGCGTCACAGATAAATTTCCACTTTGCAGCAGATTCTGAAATTTGACGTAGAATTGGTTCTTTGGTTGGATATCGGTCAATACAGTTCCAATTTTTACACTGTCCAGCAAGCGCACAACTTTACTGTAGTTCATACGCTTTTGAGGAACAAAATATCTACCATAAAGACGCTTGGGGTTGACAACACCATATTTTAGACTACTTACATAAGCTATCAGTCCATCTGTACTCAATAGATCAAGCTTAGCTAATAAGGGATAGGCCGCTGCAACATCTTTAGTTTTCAGCTTCCGCAAAGAAAACAGGGTTTCTTTAATGGCTGAAGTATGGAAATAACTACTACGAATGCCATGCTCCTCACTTCGTTCAAAATACGCCAGCAATGTATCAATACTACCATCAAAGAGATGCTCCGAAATTAAAGTCATCCCTTCCGTGGAATCGGCTAATTCCTTCATCCAGCTTGGATTAATCAGCTTCGATTTTTCCTTATGGTACACTTCATGGAAGATTTTAACATACGCGGTTGTATCAAAATCTTTATAGGATTTATTTTCAAAGCCCTTCGCCAAAACATCGCCATATGTAGGAGGATTCTCTCTACAAGAAAAAAATACTACTGAAACAAACGAAAGAAAAATTAAAAAACGTAACATACGACAGATCATGAAAAGAAATGGCTTCGCAATAATAAAGCCATTTTGTGAGTGTAAAGATAAATAATTCTTGTGTTCTAAAGAATCTTGCCTGTCATTGAATTACTACAGATTCAATCAATGTACTTTTTTAAGAAATCTTCCAGTAGTTCGACCATATCGGTATTACCTAGAAAAGCAGCTGATCGTTGATGCAAAGTCTTAGGTTCAATATCCAGTATACGCTGAACGCCATTAGAAGCTTTGCCTCCAGCCTGCTCAACTATGAACGCAATGGGGTTGCATTCATACATCAATCTCAATTTGCCATTAGGATGTGCAGAGGTCGTTGGATAAAGAAATATACCCCCTTTAAGGAGATTGCGATGAATATCCGCCACCATTGAGCCAATGTAGCGCGACGCGTACGGCCGCTGCGTTGCACTATCTTCCGTTTGGCAATATTTAATATACTGCTTCACCCCGTTCGGAAATTTAGAATAATTACCCTCGTTGATCGAGTAGATCTGACCTGAAGCAGGAATTTTCATATCTGGATGAGATAAACAAAACTCACCGATCGAAGGATCCAATGTGAAGCCATTTACTCCCTTTCCTGTCGTGTATACTAACATCGTCGAACTGCCATAGATCACATAACCAGCCGCTACCTGCTTTGTCCCGTGCTGTAAAATGTCATTGCTATTGCAGGAAACGCCCGTGTTAGATATCCTTCTGTAGATAGAGAAGATTGTCCCGACAGACACATTTACATCAATATTGCTTGAACCATCCAATGGGTCGATACATACAATATATTTCGCATTTTTGGAAATCCCGGATTGGATATACACTGGATTTTCATGTTCCTCGGAAGCAACTACACAACACTCGCCCCCACTTTGTAACGCATTAATAAATTGTTCATCCGCATAAACATCCAGCTTCTTTTGTCCTTCGCCTTGTACATTGACTTGTCCGGCGTCACCTAGAATATCAACTAATCCGGCCTTGTTAACCTCTCTATTTACAATCTTTGCTGCGATCCCAATATCGCGTAAGAGACGGGAGAGCTCACCTTTGGCATATGGAAAATCAGCCTGTTTTTCAATAATAAATTGACCTAATGTAGTTATACCACTCATAATATTGTTTTATTGGATATTTGTTGCACAAAGCTAAAAAAGTTAAACAAGTTTTAGCTAACACATTGCTTTAATAGCGAGCATTTTAGCAACATAAATACGCAATCGTTTGCACTTAATTTTGCAAACTTTTTTTGCTAAAACGTTTATTAGCTATAAAAAAAACAATAAAAAACAGAAAGCAAGGACCAAATTTAAAATAACGACGTCCAGAAAAAAAGCAAAAAATGATAAGTATTTAGTAATTTTGGCTAAATATTTTAAAACAATGCAGCAACTTTTACAAGTTATAGAAAAGGAAAAATTAGGCAGTCAGGTTGCCAAGCAACATACTTTGATCATTGACGATAAACAGATCGTACACGGTGCCCTTTTTATAATAAAAACTGCTCGAAAAACATTTAAGGTGATGATTCCTACTCCTTTTCATGAAGAAATCCTAAAAAATGAAGCAACCATCAGCACCTTGATCAAACATCCCCAAGCCATGCTCCTATCTTAATCTTATATACATCCCTAATATACTGATCACCTCATCGACAACACGAAAGCCTCTCTATTATGAGTACTATAGTGTGATTAGAGTAACACGCTTTTGACATCGCCATTCAGCAACCGCTGCCACGAGTGTCAGTTTAGTTTCGGTTATCTGA
The genomic region above belongs to Sphingobacterium zeae and contains:
- a CDS encoding methyltransferase domain-containing protein, which translates into the protein MNSLLLDENYWDDRYKNKETGWDIGYASPAIISYAEESIAKNARILIPGCGNAHEAKALVNKGFSQITLLDIAPSLVEQVSEEFAVNPDVQVICQDFFQHKGQYDYIIEQTFFCALHPALRPDYVRQMLALLKPQGILIGLLFKKEFAQKGPPFGGNQAEYQELFQSKFDILQLIDSSKSIPQRQGNELFIELQKM
- a CDS encoding SulP family inorganic anion transporter — translated: MNNKFDIVNIKSINLKNELFAGLTVAMTMIPESLSFAILAGLPPLTGLYAAFLMGLVTSILGGRPGMVSGGAGATVVVLMALAARHGIDYLFAAVVLAGIFQFLVGLFRWGKFVRLIPQPVMYGFLNGLAIIIFMAQVVQFKVSAGSDAVWMSGTTLYIMGGLTLLTMLIVIGFPRVTKAIPASLVAILMVFGVVSFLGIPTKKVVDIASVSGTLPRLHVPMVSWSWETLQLIFPYSLVMAGVGLVESLLTLNMVDEITATKGNANRESMAQGIANAINGFFGGMGGCAMVAQTLVNLNAGARTRLSSFIGAMTILLIILIGAPFIEQIPMAALVGVMMMVAIGTFQWVSLRIINKFPKSDIFVGILVAAITVILHNLALAVLIGVIISALVFAWDNAKRIRARKYMDSEGIMHYEIYGPLFFGSTANFLDKFDVLNDPERVIIDFKESRVVDMSAVDALNKVTERYAAQGKRIELWHLSEDCRSLLKNATGVAVVNIMEDPTYHVMPRT
- the fbp gene encoding class 1 fructose-bisphosphatase, which translates into the protein MSGITTLGQFIIEKQADFPYAKGELSRLLRDIGIAAKIVNREVNKAGLVDILGDAGQVNVQGEGQKKLDVYADEQFINALQSGGECCVVASEEHENPVYIQSGISKNAKYIVCIDPLDGSSNIDVNVSVGTIFSIYRRISNTGVSCNSNDILQHGTKQVAAGYVIYGSSTMLVYTTGKGVNGFTLDPSIGEFCLSHPDMKIPASGQIYSINEGNYSKFPNGVKQYIKYCQTEDSATQRPYASRYIGSMVADIHRNLLKGGIFLYPTTSAHPNGKLRLMYECNPIAFIVEQAGGKASNGVQRILDIEPKTLHQRSAAFLGNTDMVELLEDFLKKYID
- a CDS encoding DUF3943 domain-containing protein, translated to MFISFRPHATCFYYSLLIFSYILLVHLGTSRAAILAASDSLTPSERLSRFKLSDKYNVFYDNNPQLWERNSIFNPQQTDSLFDYQKKNFLRAGIEWFSIQAIPASVNYFIRKDPVSHISFKNFFSHLKLSAWTWDDNLFATNQIAHPYHGQFYFNSFRSNNYSFLQSTAAAVAGSYIWETAGETEPPSINDIINTSFGGTILGEMTHRLSHHILSRPSLTKGQRNKKELLAMLINPINGLNRLLDGRWGNKVKGAVIDSSLVHTEVELGLRRFDAKEHDVLNKGKNDIYARIKLIYTNDYLDKKKPFDDFFLNLELGSDDSSIVNAVNVYASLYGNRILSNLTGLHRGIVSAHFDFLRNEAFYYGSQSINYNVFSNFNIGNRSKLTTILGGGPVVLAAVPDPYLHFGESRTYDYGPGADVRISATLTTLNRFKFGVDYRGGYFVTISGNKSHHFLHTASTNASIRIWKNFGVNLYSGYFRLEGHYRDHNNVNKDYPFVRIALAYNSQY
- a CDS encoding L,D-transpeptidase family protein, with the translated sequence MLRFLIFLSFVSVVFFSCRENPPTYGDVLAKGFENKSYKDFDTTAYVKIFHEVYHKEKSKLINPSWMKELADSTEGMTLISEHLFDGSIDTLLAYFERSEEHGIRSSYFHTSAIKETLFSLRKLKTKDVAAAYPLLAKLDLLSTDGLIAYVSSLKYGVVNPKRLYGRYFVPQKRMNYSKVVRLLDSVKIGTVLTDIQPKNQFYVKFQNLLQSGNLSVTQRSQVLMVLEKLRWMGQDFPEKYVFVNIPEQRLHIIEDGKTSQSMNVCVGETENPAYSRKGENHETPVMQGMLDAMQVNPVWNIPNSIVKKEILASVRNNPNYLASRNMVAYYKGKQVDPATVNWNSDSVENFRFKQNPGSDNSLGNVKFLFENPYSIYLHDTPAKQMFGQSNRAVSHGCVRVEKPVDLASYLVNNEKQAEKIAKEITTDSISKSRWVTLKRQMPVYITYYTTWLDDGEKIVTYPDIYGYDQRLKEALKKYWAN
- a CDS encoding RagB/SusD family nutrient uptake outer membrane protein — its product is MVSSGKGISPVDVDFVLMRYAEVLLNYAETANETGDLATALDLVTQIRKRAGIEPGADNKYGITATTKEQMREAILTERNIEFCFEGHRFWDLRRLRKLNILNNTTKHGVEAIAINSNGTEMNLDDANALAKTYTLKENQFKYSILQVPNTGNKINLVPDTYYFFPVAQSVIDKNPNIKQNKDWGGTFNPTLD
- a CDS encoding carboxypeptidase-like regulatory domain-containing protein gives rise to the protein MGLCLLFSQPDSYALNLDPINAIVDQDQVAGIIKDERGQALAGATITVKGTSVQASSNQQGIFSIRAKRGDVLVVNYQGFAKQEVAVSTGNVNVVMVSSDQALEEVVIIGYGKQRKGNITG